One window from the genome of Salvia splendens isolate huo1 chromosome 9, SspV2, whole genome shotgun sequence encodes:
- the LOC121749426 gene encoding uncharacterized protein LOC121749426, which produces MANSHGGGGMTAAEDYQEEEVWAMIKARHQPSNLTNNLSTSSSRHFPSAAAARGIPRSSGGASSAPLAVPDWSKILKKNPKRNGACGNFSDGDDEMVPPHEYVARRAAAAQVASFSMCEGVGRTLKGRDLSRLRNAILTKTGFLE; this is translated from the coding sequence ATGGCAAATTCTCACGGCGGCGGAGGAATGACGGCGGCAGAAGATTACCAAGAAGAGGAGGTGTGGGCCATGATCAAGGCAAGACATCAACCCTCCAACCTAACAAACAATCTCTCCACCTCATCCTCGCGCCACttcccctccgccgccgccgcgagGGGCATTCCGAGATCCTCCGGCGGCGCTTCGTCGGCGCCCCTCGCCGTCCCCGACTGGTCCAAAATCTTGAAGAAGAATCCCAAGAGGAACGGTGCATGCGGAAATTTCAGCGACGGCGACGATGAGATGGTGCCGCCGCATGAATATGTGGCTCggagggcggcggcggcgcaggTGGCTTCCTTCTCCATGTgcgaaggagttggaagaactcttaAAGGGAGAGATCTCAGCAGACTCAGAAACGCGATTTTGACCAAAACGGGTTTTCTTGAATAG